A window of Aricia agestis chromosome 10, ilAriAges1.1, whole genome shotgun sequence genomic DNA:
ACGCCGGGAAAAAGGGGACCGAAACCCAAGGTACGTAGGAACTTAAATATGGCTATGCTACAATATTGCTAACATAACCTATAATAACATCTAGTACGAAAGGACATTTTTCTGTCTGTTATCACTTCAtacttaaacggctgaaccacTTTTAGtgaattttacatttaaaacagGAATTAAAGTGCATTATCATCATACTAAAGACACTTATACTTTAAAGTCCTGGGAAAGTTCACAGAATacctttttatcccgtaaaataGATGTTTGGCGCAcctattttttgtatattttcataAGGATGTTTTGTACGtttataatgttaaatttttttgtagGGTAAGAAGCCAGCAGCAACCATATCGCCAACTACGACAGGTCAAGCGCAGCCTCGTGTAGAGCAACCATTCAACAGCATGGGGTACAATGGCCCAGCCAATGGTCCCTACGGTTCGACTCCAAACACGTTCAGACCGGACCAAGCTATGGCGCCCTATAGATACCCGCCGTATCAAAACTCCGCATCTGATTTCTTCCCACCTAACCAAGAGTTTAACCAGCAATACGGTAATAACTACTATCAGCAGCAGCCAAATCAATTTCCTAACAATGCCGTGTCCAACTATCCAAATGAATACCCTCAGAATCCAGGGCAAAGCTACAATCAAGGTTACTGGGATAATGGAAACTACTATGGCAATTCGAACTACTATAACAACCCACAGTATGGAAACAATCAGACGCCGCAAGATTTCGGTGCGACCCCACCTAGTTATAATAGCAGTCAACAGTTTCCGCCAAATTATAATGCTACAGGTGCTCAACAGTTCCCGAGCAACGCGTTGGCTCCTTACACGAATAATCAAGATGGCTATGGCAATCAAAGCGCCCCACCATATAGAGGCCAGTTTCCGAATACACCAGATTACTCCCAATATTCTACACCAAATAATACACCTACCACGGCTTTCCCAAGTAATCAAGGACAAGATTACAGAAATGAGCCATTCCAGACACCATTTACGGGCACAAACGCGTACGAAGCTAATCCTTCCACTTCTTATAATCAATTTGGAAACCAACCGCCCGGTTATACGAATTACACAAATGACATGCCTCCACAGCATCCACAGAGCGTTCCTAATCATAATCCTATCAAAAATGAGATGACCAACTTTCCATCAACAATTAAACCTGAAACTAACGAAACCAATGTCAACCAGTTTGGTCATCCATATAACTATCCGCAAAACGCGGCTTCTTACCCGGCGAATACTGGTGAGAGTACCAACACTTTCGGCCCTCAATACCCATCGTGTTTGCCACAATTAGAAACGAAGCAACCTTTGGGAAGCGCCGGAAGTCCATTACCGACTTGGCCGCTGACAGAATCTCTCAAAACTGAACTAGACAAAATAAAGGCTGAAGACAAAATCGAAATGAAATCTGAATCTGACGGTGAGGTGAAGATAGAAGATTTAGATACGAAAAAGATTGTCAAGGACAATCTAGCTAAGGATGCTAGCAAAGACAAAAGTGTAACACCGACTCCAGAAACTAAGCAAGACGATCCGCTCAAAGCGGAAAATGCTTCGGATCTGGACGATGGAAAGAAAGGCCGACGAAAAGCGAAGTCCAAAGAAGACAAGACAAAGGTTGACAAATCCAAACCTAAACCGAAACCTAAGCCGAAAGGCAGAAAAGATCGAAAAACGTCGAAAGAAAAGAGTAATGAAAACTCAGAATCTGAGGAAAGTGACAAAGAAGAAAAAATGACGAAAGAAGAAGAATTGGCGTTGACCAAGAAGAATGAAGAAATGACCTATGACTGGGCTATGGAACTATTGAAGGATTATATTCCCGGTATGATAGAGAATTCATCGAAGATGGAATTATTCTTTTATATCTTAAACGAAAGCATAAAGTTAGGAGACAGGTTACTATTGTTCAGCCAAAGTTTGTTCACATTGAATCTCATAGAAGATTTTCTAGAAAGAAATTATATACCAGGAACTAATTGTCTTTGGGAACGAAATGTCTCTTATTACCGTAAGTAATtctttttgtaataatatagaaTCTGCTTTCTAattttgaatgaaaaaaaatctgacGTTTTGTAGatctatttattttaagtttttgtcgAACTTGTTGTTCCTATATCTATCTCTTTCAGGCCTAGATGGCTCCACCCATGCGTTAGAGCGAGAGAAACTGATAAACGAGTTCAACGCGAACCCTCATGTACATTTGTTCCTGGTGTCCACCCGCGCCGGCTCTCTCGGTATAAACCTTGTTGGTGCGAACAGAGTAATAGTGTTCGATGCCAGTTGGAACCCTTGTCACGATACTCAAGCGGTGTGCCGTGTTTACAGGTAACTTAACATCTATGTGCATAAAATCGAAAGATGTCTGATCTATGTAtcacatattaaaaataattctgaTAAGTAACTGCTGCACTCAAAGTGGAACATTATAGTCGGGGCATTTTAATAGGCCACATTTGACAGTTCATCAAAATTGCAGAACGTAACCTTGTAGCGACgtgcataaaaaaaaattattttcgttttgttataACTGCACAAttgatttactttttttaattacgattacatatttattgtaaatatgacCGATACGAATTATTTAACGATTTGCTTCCAATGATAAACAATTCTAAACGTAATAAACAAATTCTGATCTTCATAATTGTACGTCGTTACAATGTTACGTCAGCTGGCCTTACTATATACTAACTTATTTCTCAGATACGGACAGAAGAAACCATGCTTCGTATACCGATTCGTCATGGACTGTTGTCTCGAGAAGAAAATATACGATCGCCAGATAAACAAACAGGGAATGGCGGACAGAGTAGTGGATGAGTGTAATCCAGACGCCGTACTTTCTATGAAAGAAATCACTAATCTCTGCTTCGATAATGATGAGAAGGTAACTTTACTGTTCTTTTTGTCCTCGGCTgaaagttatttaaatattttgactaTAGACTTTACTTTTCAATTCTAAATTAcatcaatcttttttttttttatgaaataagggggcaaacgagcaaacgggtcacctgatgaaaagcaacttccgtcgcccatggacactcgcagcatcagaagagctgtaagtgcgttgccggccttttaagagagaatagggtaataagggagggtagggaagggaagggaataggggagggtagggaagggaatagggtaggggattgggcctctggtaaactcactcactcggcgaaacacagcccaagcgctgtttcacgccggttttctgtgagaacgtcgtatttctccggtcgagccggcccattcgtgccgaagcatggctctcccacgtaaaaatctTGATCAATCTTCAAAAATTTTGCCGCATTTTAAAGTTGCTTGCATGTAGGCAGACTAGAGTCTGAAAGACTACTTTTTCTTAATCTAAAATAGCGaactaagacccaatttcaccaacctctgtttgttaaatcctaacaaggcattacttaacggacctttggaaaattaaacagactgctAAAATACTtagtcccacagtaaaaatttaacagcggattagtaaatacaacgttaagtgaacaacaagtgaataacattcaattcgttcgttcttgttataaggcgacgaaattgcaatgtacaagtttaatgcgacatgtttgctgcaatgtgtcattttcaccttattcgtataattcgtcatctggtagataatgcgaccaaattaaaatatcactgatcgcatacatttgttacactacaatagttctttttaatttaccaggttaataattatgatctgtcaaagctgaaaacatgaatcatgatacaaacttttatttacttatttcggcttggtaattttgatacaaatcagtgtatttgcaatgtcaaggaaaatctgagggctgaatttttgacaaaatgaaaataaataattatgcataacatgaaaaataataaataatatgtaaggatgtggcgaaacatggcggcaaccccaaaagtcaaaacagattattttattgatattggatattgtctttaaaaagttgttgttttgactgtgtattataacggcctgggcctctatcatgagctcttaaatccattctttttacgtccttatctgactgtataaggacgtaaagtgaatggatttaagagctcatgatagaggtcCGGTTATATATTTAgcggacctccccagcaggaattaaaatttaacatcgtgttaggcgatttgacatgacattagcgtatggtggaacgctcgataactctaacaggccgttaactgatttaacaagccgttatttatttaacattgcttgatgaaactgggtctaagttTTTAACATTTGCTTAATCGTGTATTCTATTATTTTCTAGGATTTGGAGCCTAAAGATCTGACTGAACACAAAGACAAATATTTAGACATGTTAATGCAGGGTATAATAACGTTACACAGCAGGCTATTGAGCAAAGAGCCATTCCAACACGAGTCATTGCTAGTTGATAGAAAGGAAAAGAAATTGTCTAGCGCCGAAAAGAGGCTAGCTCAGAGAGGGTAAGTTTTCTTAGTAGTATTACAGATGCTTCGATAAAAAATGGTTATGCAGCGAATAATTATTCAAGCTACGCTGTCTTTGTCATGTAACATTTCCAAAATGCCTACCAAAGACAAGTAGACCTTGTATTTGTCTAATTTCTGTGTAATTATGACTATTACTAACAGCGTTAGTATAATATGTGTAGTTGCCggcttaggctacttttttgaaaaataacaatgtcTTTATGGAGTAGTGATTTAACTTGTTGAAGGTAGCTATACTCGGCGCGGCGAACCTTGAtccctatgacactgacagttaataacattgtagTGGCGTCACCATTAAATTAGGATCATATTGGAGGCGTCTAAAAATGCCATTTAATAATTTACGTATACGTCCTGCAAAACTTACGTCGTCTGACATTTAACGATTATGTAAGTTTTGCAGGACGTAAACGTAAATTCAGATtgagataatttcttgtaaatgttaagaattgttAAAAGTTACAACGGAATATCATTGTTATAGCATACACTTgcgtaaaattattaaatggcATTTTTAGAGCCTCCAATATGATCCTAATTTAATGGTGACGCCActacaatgttattaactgtcagtgtcatagggaTCAAGGTTCGCCGCGCCGAGTATAGTATAGACCTATTGAATGTTTTTTCGTCCTACGTCAAAATGTTTACATCCATATACAGGCTATAccaaaactaagtgaaaatactttagggtgtgtataaggCTCTTGTATTGATTTCACTGTGAATGTACGGTCTGcgctgaaaaattatttttttaacttttgtatggccaAAGCTCGATCATACttttcacataaaaaaaattaggtctttgagccctgctactttcacagtgatcaCAGTGATACAAGGGACCCTAAGAGacaaccctaaagtattatcaccttatttttgttacatctgtATATCACATAACGTGATGTTGAGCATGTCATGTGACGATTGTGCTAAATATTCGTGTGTGTTGATTGTTAATTGAACAAAACATTCATCAGATACGAGCTAGAGAAGAAGGCGGCTGCAACTCCAAAGGCGACGCCAGCTTACCGCACTGTGCGCGCCGCCGACGGCAGCCTCGTACAGCGGCCCGTCGCCAGCGTGCGGCCCATGCAGCACGGCGCACGCTGGATACCCGCCGACGTGTGGCGGCGGCAGGGCATGACGGCGCAGGAGATGACGCTGCCGCTAGGTAAGTTATAATTTTAACCCTTAACAATAAAAGGGGTGTTATTAATTTCTCTATTacactacaaaaaaaaactatgtatgtataattgtatacacagatttttttttaattataaaacagAAGTAACGTGATTTTTCTATAAATGATGCAGATGTCGTGATACCAACTAACTCGGCTGAGAAAACGAATATAGTCCTCAAAGCTGGCCAGCGGGTTATGGTATTGAAGTCACCCAAAGGAATCTACATGCAGTTGGAGTCTGGGAAGatcattgctataaaaacttcTTTGAAGAATTTGGGACAAAAAGCTTTAGACGCTAAGGACAGTCCTATTGGAAAGAAAGGTATTTTAGTCTATAATTAATTAGTCTTTAATAACTTATcagcaaaataatttattttaaattgaattcaaaatattattgtttcagTTTTAGGCAATCGACCGTCTACTGCAAACATTCCTGGGTCACTGAAAAATAATTCTGCTATCACAATTACATCTAAGAGTACTCCTAGGCCAGGTTTCCACAGAATCATAGGCAGATCTCCGATGGGACAGAAAATATCTAGACCCATGATCCCGGGACAGAAGATCGCCGAAATAAGAAATAGACTGGGCGAGATGAGAGCGTACTCGATGCGCGGCAAAATGAACCCAGGTAATCGAATAATGCGACCCAATTTGCCTGGATCACTCAGCATCACTAGAGTACCAAAAGACGGTAGAAAACTCGACCCGAGCAGAGCGATTAAAATTGAACCGGAGGAAGAAGCCCAGGTTTTGGACAGTGATGATGAAGCCGAAGAACCTAAAGCTGAAGATGATAAGAAAGATGATGAAAAGAAAAAAGACGACGAAAATAAAGCAGATGACGAAAACAAATCTGACGATGAAAAGAAGTCAGACAATAAGAAAGATCCAGCTAAAGTGAATGACGCCGGTAGTAGTCGAGCAGATAGTACTAGAAGTTCCACAGAAAATCAAAGCGATTCGTCCGAATCTGGTAGAAACGACGATACTGAGCCTATAGTTTTGACAACGGAGGAAAAGTTACCGTCAGAAGAAACTTTAGAGAACAAGTCAGCACCAGATAGAGTAACAGAAAATAAGGAAATGCCTACAAACCTCAACCTGACCAAGCTAGGTGACGATTTGCCAATGAACCTTGTTAGTCGCGGTGATAGTAAGATCAATCTGCTGAAAAATTACAGACATCAGAGGCCCGGGGGAAGAGTGCCTACTGAGTCTAGTTTGAGCCAGCTAGAGAAGACCGCTAGCGCGCTAAACAAAGAAGGAATACCTGATTTCAGAAAGAACTTGGACGACATAACCCAGTCCTACTCTCCAAGCGCAGAGGAGAAGACCAGTAGCTCTTCTCGCAAGAAAAGATCGCCCAAGAAGATAGAAAACGTCGAATCTCAAGACAAGAAAGTCAACCCTAATATGTCTCACAGTGTGTCTAGTATGCTCAATTCGAAACCGGCACTGGCTGATCCGGTAGCCAACAACCTCTTGACTCCGAGTCCGCAGCCACACAATCACGGCAGTATGCCGGGGCTTCCTATGGATAATCACTCGCTGGACTTTAGCCTGGGATCCACTAATCGTCAGACTATAGCGCCGAGCATACACAGTGGTTTGATGACGGGTGGTACCGTGAGCAACAAAGTGCCGCCTGTGATGCAGCCGCAGAGTACTCTGCCGCCCGCTCAGGCGTACCCCGCTAATCCTACACCAGAAGCCGCGTATGGACAGTACCCTGgtaagttttatatttaattttgtttttagaattGCTTCACATTTGCAGTTTAGTTCATTTCACACGTTTATAAAACTTTCCTAAGACTAAGTGCTTGTTCAGACACAGCGAGAACCGCTCGCAGCTTATTGCAAAGGCGTTGTATCACaactttagacgtgggagagccatgcttcggcacgaatgggccggctcgaccggagaaataccacgttctcagaaaaccggcgtgaaacagcgcttgcactgtgtttcgccgagtgaatgagtttaccggaggcccaatccccttccccaccctcccttattcctttcccttcccatccctacccacccctattaccctattccctcttaaaaagccggcaacgcacctgcagcagcagtgtccatgggcgacggaagttgctttccatcaggtgacccgtttgctcgtttgcccccttatgtcataaaaaaaataactttcacACTAGCCGCTCGGTTTCTACACGGAAACGCGCGGTTCCCGCTGTGTCTGAACAAGCACATACTGTATCGATTGTGCccaggccttgtaccatgaaactgttttgagactcaaacaatcagacgagaatgttgcgtcctactctaacaaacgtgaaaatGCCGTCGTTAGAGAAGgaggcggcattctcgtccgattgtttgagtctcaaaacagtttcgtagtaggcctacagtttCGGACGTTTTTTGACGGGACACAGTTAAAATTCATCAATATTAATTTCAGGTTACGGCATGAGCTACCCGTACCCAAGCGCGCCGTACTACGGCGGTTACGGAGCCCCGCCCTACTACGGGGCGGGGTATGCGCCGGGCCCCGCCCCGCCGCCCGCACCCTTCGCGCCCGCCCCGCCCTCCGATCGGTACCTCCCACCGGAGCAGCACTGGTAGAACACCAGTCCCAAGAAATGACTCAGATATTGTACTCGGCCTTTGTGTATCAGTCTTTAGTTCGTTTGAAAGAAGTATAAACTTTTTGAAAGTATGAATCGAGAGTCAGAAAAAATACAGTTCTCGAGTTTATCCACAAAAGACTAGACTTAAATTCTAATGAAAAAACTCTGTACCATACTCGGTATACATAACAAGTTTCAAATGATCTAAATAGTTGGATGCATAGGGAGAGCTaagtttttagttacattagAAAACGTTAAATGACACAAGGTGGACTGAATAAGAAACCAGTTCAAAATATTACAAAGCTCCAAGAAGTGTGATTTTTGTGAGGGTCAGGAAGAGAGTGGAATGACGTTCCAAATGTTTTTAGTTCCTATTTTTGCCACCGGGCGGCGACACAAAGACTTACGGtgacgtcatttttaatattggAATGTCGTTTCACATAAAAGTGACCGACTCTCGTATGCCCGGTTTTTAGAgatttttgacagaagtttatctcttggtagcgcttttgattggctaacgtctaAACATTAACCAATGAACATAGCTGCTGAGTGGATAAACATCACAAACCGAGCAATAATCCTCCCGGCCTGATACTTAAACGCTACTTAAAATTAAGGACTCCTAACTTACAGGCTGTCTGATTCGTAAAATGACAACTCAGCAAGTTACTTGAGTGATAGTTAATTTTAATAGCTTTTCTGTATTCGGCGGTTAGAGTTTAAATATGCCATCTACGACGCTGTTCGCGTTAGCATTTTATAACTGGGTACACaatatcaatttttttagttatattttttacaaaattaaagttttttttaataatagaaaataCTTCCATCAAATGCTCATAGTCTTATTCTGAACTTTTGAATCTTTTTCTTTATTTCTCGAATACATAAGCTATGATTTTTAATCAGAAATCTGTAAgaacattaaaatgttttagatATTTAGAAACTATAATGAACTCATTGGTAAGCAAACTTGCAAAATTTCGGAATAAATCATTAACAATACAACAGTTTCAGTCACAAAACTATtactttatacttaatattaataaaatatataatatcctttatttttacattcattattttacttgatatacttatatttcatttgtagattttctttttactattttaatgaatttgatCGATGATTAACGTTGTGATGAAAATGCACGGCTAGTCAAAAACTAATAGGAACTAAACAAATGAAATGCCAACTAAACACGTTCAATGTTTGTACTGAACGCCGAACCGAAacgggataaaaattataaactacAAGATCCCCTAACTTTATCACAGCTGGA
This region includes:
- the LOC121730827 gene encoding uncharacterized protein LOC121730827; protein product: MSVRKIIAEGVEDGEEESSEEMIDSDDDDETIARIQRAHYAQAAAMNPRRRSTTRPRPMSQKRKMEAVKSFHDFTKKLKKDTGIRIQSLMGNNILDLSDYSSEDNKTDSDGLSDEEFTVNPSAVQELNEENESYIDPETGDIVGGKKGEVPETEPTVKCEVPEEPEDEEAKVLTINDLINEDDLDLTKNVEISEVEKSELCSEENAEELLDIKQEENSQEFDVTEKLKEMGEISVKPLKTEGEDENAQSSKAAEEGDDEKKQSNTSALNVRRNIREVMDEKNLDASTLAAQRQESERLARVQEQQRIIREVQRQIAINRQNKIHQKTLSLLQGGSSILKKAGAGQKLNLPNTVLVKLPSGETKKTSMKQGQLEVTKVSKPQPSGSSPKTGKTDSKREVVEIVDVISSSGEESSSSSSDSDDCIMLSDSEVPPSPEADDDPSNSGLHVNDAYNVPDEQGRVLINIGHSEKEEDIFLAPQIARVIKPHQIGGVRFLFDNIIESVDRFSTSTGFGCILAHSMGLGKTLQIVCFCDIFLRHTNSKTVLCIMPINTLQNWVAEFNMWLPVDATNSPLAAHGEVRPRNFPIYVLNDSHKTLQMRAKVVKEWSSTGGVLMIGYELYRLLSMKKDKKPRKKKKPDAKAEAEKEEKKEKVEGDEISPTDPNLPKPVEDRKDLGDLLPKPEDIDKKEDAPTDEEKKLLDEMYEALVRPGPDLVICDEGHRIKNSHSNISYALKQMRTKRRIVLTGYPLQNNLLEYWCMVDFVRPNYLGSKTEFCNMFERPIQNGQCIDSTPQDIRLMRYRAHVLHSLLVGFVQRRSHAVLQSTLPQKEEYVLLVRMTPLQRQLYNRFMNEVVRAANVPNPLKAFAICCKIWNHPDVLYKFLKKRSEANAAIEEDLDLDEIRGVTKAGRPKSTRTPGKRGPKPKGKKPAATISPTTTGQAQPRVEQPFNSMGYNGPANGPYGSTPNTFRPDQAMAPYRYPPYQNSASDFFPPNQEFNQQYGNNYYQQQPNQFPNNAVSNYPNEYPQNPGQSYNQGYWDNGNYYGNSNYYNNPQYGNNQTPQDFGATPPSYNSSQQFPPNYNATGAQQFPSNALAPYTNNQDGYGNQSAPPYRGQFPNTPDYSQYSTPNNTPTTAFPSNQGQDYRNEPFQTPFTGTNAYEANPSTSYNQFGNQPPGYTNYTNDMPPQHPQSVPNHNPIKNEMTNFPSTIKPETNETNVNQFGHPYNYPQNAASYPANTGESTNTFGPQYPSCLPQLETKQPLGSAGSPLPTWPLTESLKTELDKIKAEDKIEMKSESDGEVKIEDLDTKKIVKDNLAKDASKDKSVTPTPETKQDDPLKAENASDLDDGKKGRRKAKSKEDKTKVDKSKPKPKPKPKGRKDRKTSKEKSNENSESEESDKEEKMTKEEELALTKKNEEMTYDWAMELLKDYIPGMIENSSKMELFFYILNESIKLGDRLLLFSQSLFTLNLIEDFLERNYIPGTNCLWERNVSYYRLDGSTHALEREKLINEFNANPHVHLFLVSTRAGSLGINLVGANRVIVFDASWNPCHDTQAVCRVYRYGQKKPCFVYRFVMDCCLEKKIYDRQINKQGMADRVVDECNPDAVLSMKEITNLCFDNDEKDLEPKDLTEHKDKYLDMLMQGIITLHSRLLSKEPFQHESLLVDRKEKKLSSAEKRLAQRGYELEKKAAATPKATPAYRTVRAADGSLVQRPVASVRPMQHGARWIPADVWRRQGMTAQEMTLPLDVVIPTNSAEKTNIVLKAGQRVMVLKSPKGIYMQLESGKIIAIKTSLKNLGQKALDAKDSPIGKKVLGNRPSTANIPGSLKNNSAITITSKSTPRPGFHRIIGRSPMGQKISRPMIPGQKIAEIRNRLGEMRAYSMRGKMNPGNRIMRPNLPGSLSITRVPKDGRKLDPSRAIKIEPEEEAQVLDSDDEAEEPKAEDDKKDDEKKKDDENKADDENKSDDEKKSDNKKDPAKVNDAGSSRADSTRSSTENQSDSSESGRNDDTEPIVLTTEEKLPSEETLENKSAPDRVTENKEMPTNLNLTKLGDDLPMNLVSRGDSKINLLKNYRHQRPGGRVPTESSLSQLEKTASALNKEGIPDFRKNLDDITQSYSPSAEEKTSSSSRKKRSPKKIENVESQDKKVNPNMSHSVSSMLNSKPALADPVANNLLTPSPQPHNHGSMPGLPMDNHSLDFSLGSTNRQTIAPSIHSGLMTGGTVSNKVPPVMQPQSTLPPAQAYPANPTPEAAYGQYPGYGMSYPYPSAPYYGGYGAPPYYGAGYAPGPAPPPAPFAPAPPSDRYLPPEQHW